One Littorina saxatilis isolate snail1 linkage group LG1, US_GU_Lsax_2.0, whole genome shotgun sequence genomic window carries:
- the LOC138969554 gene encoding FMRFamide receptor-like → MATSTSASVDSASGLVAFGASPWQDLTNSSTSYTSNTVNLSGRGQEDVMDTLGQETVAMTGFILYGIVGNVLVVLGLLGNTLSIVVLCNRRMRSSTSYYLTSLAVYDNFILVAMLLFFNLQALGIRVPSIDQAYKDYIIPVMIPLGYPLSLTAQMGSIYTCVAFTVERFVAVCRPLHAANTCTKSRAKKAILVIFLWSLLYNIPRYFHYEVHKVWSNDTGRYDNVMQTTDFGENEVFQHLYIISFQLIFMFLLPFLIILVLNTALLRAINRSRKQRQEMSTTDTREHNLTVMLVAVIAVFLVCQFPTIVDNILVAIVGEQRHNAVLQYQMLYMVCTVLVTINSSLNFVLYCLFGKKFRMVLRHILGLKNSGRKSCQYRSTIYQSRMNGTKVSQCTTYDMEVSLV, encoded by the coding sequence ATGGCAACGAGCACGTCAGCAAGCGTGGACTCCGCCTCAGGTCTGGTGGCGTTCGGGGCCTCCCCGTGGCAGGACCTCACCAACAGCAGTACCAGCTACACCAGCAACACCGTCAACCTCAGCGGACGTGGGCAGGAGGATGTGATGGACACGCTGGGGCAGGAGACGGTTGCCATGACGGGGTTCATCTTGTACGGCATCGTGGGCAACGTGCTGGTGGTGCTGGGGTTGCTGGGCAACACGCTCTCCATCGTCGTCCTCTGCAACCGGCGGATGAGGTCGTCCACGTCGTACTACCTGACGTCACTGGCGGTGTACGACAACTTCATCCTGGTCGCCATGCTGTTGTTCTTCAACCTACAGGCCTTGGGCATCCGGGTGCCGTCCATAGACCAGGCCTACAAGGACTACATCATCCCCGTCATGATCCCCCTCGGCTACCCGCTCAGCCTCACGGCCCAGATGGGATCCATCTACACCTGCGTGGCCTTCACCGTGGAGAGGTTCGTGGCCGTGTGTCGTCCCCTGCACGCGGCCAACACGTGCACCAAGTCGCGCGCTAAGAAGGCTATCCTCGTCATCTTCCTCTGGTCGCTGCTCTACAACATCCCGCGTTATTTCCACTACGAGGTGCACAAAGTATGGAGCAACGACACGGGGAGATATGACAACGTCATGCAGACCACAGACTTCGGCGAGAACGAGGTGTTCCAGCACCTCTACATCATCTCCTTCCAGCTCATCTTCATGTTCCTGCTGCCCTTCCTCATCATTCTCGTGCTCAACACGGCCCTGCTCCGAGCCATCAACCGCTCCAGGAAGCAGCGGCAGGAGATGTCCACCACGGACACGCGGGAACACAACCTGACGGTGATGCTGGTGGCCGTCATCGCCGTGTTCCTCGTGTGCCAGTTCCCCACCATCGTGGACAACATTCTGGTGGCCATAGTCGGGGAGCAGCGGCACAATGCGGTGCTGCAGTACCAGATGCTCTACATGGTGTGCACGGTGCTCGTCACCATCAACTCCTCGCTCAACTTCGTGCTCTACTGCCTCTTCGGCAAGAAGTTCCGCATGGTGCTCAGGCACATCCTGGGGCTCAAGAACAGCGGGCGGAAGTCGTGTCAGTACCGCAGCACCATCTACCAGTCGCGGATGAACGGGACCAAGGTGTCGCAGTGTACCACCTACGACATGGAGGTGTCGCTGGTATGA